One genomic segment of Pseudonocardia sp. T1-2H includes these proteins:
- a CDS encoding DNA polymerase IV produces the protein MDAFFASVEQLTRPTLAERPVLVGGTGGRGVVAGASYQARVFGVRSAMPMGQARRRCPHATVLPSRFELYKTISGEVMAVLGEAAPVLEPVSLDEAFLEPPALVGASPAEVREFGTALRAAVRERTGLPASVGAGSGKQVAKIASELAKPDGLRVVAAEEERAVLDPLPVRSLWGIGPVAEASLRKVGVETIGGLAAMDLREVTGVLGSAVGTELHRLARGIDERPVAPRGAAKQISAETTFEHDLTAMRDVLHHVARMTAAAHRRLVVDGRAARTVTVKARNADFTTASRSETTAYASTDLGALTAVAQRLAEAAVPEGGVRLVGVSLSGLGETPPPTLFEALPAFEGPPVNDPDEAGDVPVTVDEPGVAPGGRHAPPDPDAPWRAGDDVAHAEYGHGWVQGAGHGRVTVRFETRATGPGPARTFASDDPALSRADPHASWRTD, from the coding sequence ATGGACGCGTTCTTCGCGTCGGTCGAGCAGCTGACCCGCCCGACGCTCGCGGAGCGGCCCGTCCTCGTCGGCGGCACCGGCGGGCGCGGCGTCGTCGCCGGAGCGAGCTACCAGGCGCGGGTGTTCGGGGTGCGCTCGGCGATGCCGATGGGCCAGGCCCGGCGGCGCTGCCCGCACGCCACCGTCCTCCCGTCCCGGTTCGAGCTCTACAAGACGATCTCCGGCGAGGTCATGGCCGTCCTCGGCGAGGCCGCCCCGGTGCTCGAGCCGGTGTCCCTGGACGAGGCGTTCCTGGAGCCTCCCGCCCTGGTCGGGGCCTCACCGGCGGAGGTGCGCGAGTTCGGCACGGCGCTGCGGGCGGCGGTGCGCGAGCGGACCGGGCTGCCCGCGTCCGTCGGGGCGGGCTCGGGCAAGCAGGTCGCCAAGATCGCGTCCGAGCTGGCGAAGCCGGACGGGCTGCGGGTCGTCGCGGCCGAGGAGGAACGCGCGGTGCTCGACCCGCTGCCGGTGCGGTCACTCTGGGGCATCGGGCCGGTGGCCGAGGCGTCGCTGCGCAAGGTCGGCGTCGAGACGATCGGTGGCCTCGCGGCGATGGACCTGCGCGAGGTCACGGGCGTGCTCGGCTCCGCGGTGGGCACCGAGCTGCACCGGCTCGCCCGCGGGATCGACGAGCGGCCGGTCGCGCCGCGCGGCGCCGCCAAGCAGATCAGCGCGGAGACCACCTTCGAGCACGACCTGACGGCGATGCGCGACGTCCTGCACCATGTCGCCCGGATGACGGCGGCGGCGCACCGCAGGCTGGTCGTCGACGGGCGGGCGGCGCGCACGGTCACGGTGAAGGCCCGCAACGCGGACTTCACCACCGCCAGCCGCTCGGAGACCACGGCCTACGCCAGCACGGACCTGGGCGCGCTCACCGCCGTCGCGCAGCGGCTGGCCGAGGCCGCGGTGCCCGAGGGCGGTGTCCGGCTGGTCGGGGTGTCGCTGTCCGGGCTGGGCGAGACTCCCCCGCCGACGCTGTTCGAGGCGCTCCCGGCGTTCGAGGGGCCGCCGGTGAACGACCCGGACGAGGCCGGGGACGTGCCGGTGACCGTCGACGAGCCCGGGGTGGCGCCCGGCGGGCGGCACGCCCCGCCGGATCCGGACGCGCCCTGGCGGGCGGGCGACGACGTGGCGCACGCCGAGTACGGGCACGGCTGGGTGCAGGGCGCCGGGCACGGCCGGGTCACCGTCCGGTTCGAGACGCGGGCCACGGGGCCGGGGCCGGCCCGGACGTTCGCGTCGGACGATCCCGCGCTGAGCCGGGCGGACCCGCACGCGAGCTGGCGGACGGACTGA
- the cobT gene encoding nicotinate-nucleotide--dimethylbenzimidazole phosphoribosyltransferase, producing the protein MTADVPNFYDVVNGRRDVRTGFLPDEPVDDAALHRVLQAAHAAPSVGFSQPWDFLLVRDRGVRERVHALVAAQRDAYAASLPRARAEAFRTVKIEAILDTPVNVVVTCDPTRGGRHTLGRFTQPTMGPYSAALAVQNLWLAARAEGLGVGWVSFFDDAGLGELRTLLGIPAHLDVIAYLCLGHVREFPDEPELATAGWARRRPLAWAVHSERFGHRALPGEEPVDLLEETVAAIRPPDAEARAAARDRLDRMTKPRGSLGRVEDLAVDLAGIAGSCPPPVPEPAAVAVFAGDHGVHAQGVTPWPQEVTGQMVANFLAGGAVVNAFARQLGAEVCVVDVGVAADLDPVPGLLPRKVARGTADMTAGPALTREQARQAVEAGIETARDLVAAGNRCLVTGDMGIANTTAAAALICTVTGADPAEATGRGTGIDDETLTRKTDVVRRALERHGPDPTDGMGLLAAFGGLEHAGLAGLILGGAALRVPVILDGVNAGAAALVASVLAPHSIGYCVAGHRSAEPGHRLATAHLGLTPLLDLGMRLGEGTGALLALPVVQGAARALADVATFDAAGVADKDA; encoded by the coding sequence GTGACCGCCGACGTGCCGAACTTCTACGACGTCGTCAACGGCCGCCGCGACGTCCGCACCGGGTTCCTCCCCGACGAGCCGGTCGACGACGCGGCCCTGCACCGGGTGCTGCAGGCCGCGCACGCCGCCCCGAGCGTCGGCTTCTCCCAGCCCTGGGACTTCCTGCTCGTCCGGGACCGCGGCGTCCGCGAGCGGGTGCACGCCCTCGTCGCCGCCCAGCGCGACGCCTACGCCGCGTCGCTGCCCCGGGCCCGCGCCGAGGCGTTCCGCACGGTGAAGATCGAGGCGATCCTGGACACCCCGGTCAACGTCGTCGTCACCTGCGACCCGACGCGCGGCGGCCGGCACACCCTCGGCCGCTTCACCCAGCCGACGATGGGCCCGTACTCCGCGGCGCTCGCCGTGCAGAACCTGTGGCTCGCCGCGCGGGCCGAGGGCCTCGGGGTCGGCTGGGTCAGCTTCTTCGACGACGCCGGGCTCGGCGAGCTGCGCACGCTGCTCGGCATCCCGGCGCACCTCGACGTCATCGCGTACCTGTGCCTCGGGCACGTCCGCGAGTTCCCGGACGAGCCCGAGCTCGCGACGGCCGGCTGGGCGCGGCGCCGCCCGCTGGCCTGGGCGGTGCACTCGGAGCGCTTCGGGCACCGTGCGCTGCCCGGCGAGGAGCCGGTGGACCTGCTCGAGGAGACGGTCGCCGCGATCCGGCCGCCGGACGCCGAGGCGCGCGCGGCGGCCCGGGACCGACTGGACCGGATGACCAAGCCGCGCGGCTCGCTCGGCAGGGTCGAGGACCTGGCCGTCGACCTCGCGGGGATCGCGGGCAGCTGCCCGCCGCCCGTTCCGGAGCCCGCGGCCGTCGCCGTGTTCGCCGGGGACCACGGCGTCCACGCCCAGGGCGTCACGCCGTGGCCACAGGAGGTCACCGGGCAGATGGTGGCGAACTTCCTGGCCGGCGGGGCCGTCGTGAACGCGTTCGCGCGGCAGCTCGGGGCCGAGGTCTGCGTCGTCGACGTCGGGGTGGCCGCGGACCTGGACCCCGTGCCCGGCCTGCTGCCGCGCAAGGTCGCCCGGGGCACCGCGGACATGACGGCAGGCCCGGCGCTGACCCGCGAGCAGGCGCGACAGGCCGTCGAGGCCGGCATCGAGACCGCCCGGGACCTCGTCGCCGCGGGCAACCGCTGCCTCGTCACCGGGGACATGGGCATCGCGAACACCACCGCCGCGGCCGCGCTGATCTGCACGGTCACCGGCGCCGATCCCGCCGAGGCGACCGGCCGCGGCACCGGGATCGACGACGAGACGCTCACCCGCAAGACCGACGTCGTGCGCCGGGCCCTGGAACGACACGGCCCGGACCCCACCGACGGGATGGGGCTGCTCGCCGCGTTCGGTGGGCTCGAGCACGCGGGCCTCGCCGGGCTGATCCTGGGCGGCGCGGCGCTGCGGGTCCCGGTGATCCTCGACGGCGTCAACGCCGGCGCGGCGGCACTCGTCGCCTCGGTCCTCGCGCCGCACTCGATCGGCTACTGTGTCGCCGGTCACAGGTCTGCCGAGCCCGGCCACCGGCTCGCCACCGCGCACCTCGGGCTCACCCCGCTGCTCGACCTCGGGATGCGCCTGGGCGAGGGCACGGGCGCCCTGCTCGCGCTGCCCGTCGTGCAGGGCGCGGCGCGGGCGCTCGCGGACGTCGCGACCTTCGACGCGGCGGGCGTCGCGGACAAGGACGCCTGA
- a CDS encoding SAM-dependent methyltransferase yields the protein MTGDGRNNAVLVVLGVGPGEPESLAPEAADVLAAADVVFVPAVPAESTLFFYTEAWRVERITGLAGSVPVIEDWFRLSPGSTAVLAVPGDPADHPAFTAVADGLRVAVPGLTVRTVPGVSIVPPRLTPLPW from the coding sequence ATGACCGGCGACGGTCGGAACAATGCTGTGTTGGTGGTGCTGGGCGTCGGACCCGGGGAGCCCGAGTCGCTCGCCCCGGAGGCGGCGGACGTGCTGGCCGCGGCGGACGTCGTGTTCGTCCCGGCGGTGCCGGCGGAGTCGACGCTCTTCTTCTACACCGAGGCCTGGCGGGTCGAGCGTATTACCGGTCTCGCCGGGTCGGTGCCGGTGATCGAGGACTGGTTCCGCCTGAGCCCCGGCTCGACGGCCGTGCTCGCCGTCCCCGGCGACCCGGCGGACCATCCGGCGTTCACCGCGGTCGCGGACGGCCTGCGGGTCGCGGTCCCCGGGCTCACGGTCCGTACCGTCCCCGGGGTGTCCATCGTGCCCCCGCGCCTGACCCCGCTGCCCTGGTGA
- the cobA gene encoding uroporphyrinogen-III C-methyltransferase: MSEHDQYLVGLDLAGRRVVVVGGGQVAQRRVTRLIAAGAVVEVVSPEVTPAVEGMASARELTWTERRYEVGDLDGAWYVVACTNDPTVNLAVGAEAERNRIFCVRADDGSKGTAVTPATGEFDGLTVGVLARGRHRRSSVVRTALVEALQSGVVNDSADPVLPGVALVGGGPGDPELITVRGRRLLSRADVVVADRLGPRDLLDELGPHVEVIDASKIPYGRAMAQQRINELLVEHARAGRFVVRLKGGDPFVYGRGFEEVIACSEAGVPVTVVPGITSAFAAPAVAGIPVSHRGVAHEIVVVSGHVAPDDPRSLVDWPALGRMKGTVVLMMAVERIGLFAASLVEHGRPADTPVAVIQDGTTRIQRTVRATLATVAQQVAEHEISPPAIVVIGPVAGLTAGA; this comes from the coding sequence GTGAGCGAGCACGACCAGTACCTCGTCGGCCTCGACCTGGCCGGACGCCGCGTCGTCGTGGTCGGGGGTGGGCAGGTCGCGCAACGCCGCGTCACCCGGCTGATCGCGGCCGGCGCCGTCGTCGAGGTCGTGTCGCCCGAGGTCACCCCGGCGGTCGAGGGCATGGCGTCCGCCCGGGAGCTCACCTGGACCGAGCGCCGCTACGAGGTCGGGGACCTCGACGGCGCCTGGTACGTCGTCGCCTGCACGAACGACCCGACGGTGAACCTGGCCGTCGGCGCGGAGGCCGAGCGCAACCGGATCTTCTGCGTCCGCGCGGACGACGGGTCGAAGGGCACCGCCGTCACCCCCGCCACCGGCGAGTTCGACGGGCTGACCGTCGGCGTCCTCGCCCGCGGCCGGCACCGCCGCTCGTCCGTCGTGCGCACCGCGCTGGTCGAGGCGCTGCAGTCCGGGGTCGTGAACGACTCCGCGGACCCGGTGCTGCCCGGCGTCGCGCTGGTCGGCGGCGGCCCCGGCGACCCGGAGCTGATCACCGTCCGCGGCCGGCGGCTGCTGTCCCGCGCGGACGTCGTCGTCGCGGACCGGCTCGGCCCGCGGGACCTGCTCGACGAGCTGGGCCCGCACGTCGAGGTCATCGACGCCTCCAAGATCCCCTACGGCCGCGCGATGGCCCAGCAGCGGATCAACGAGCTGCTGGTCGAGCACGCCAGGGCCGGGAGGTTCGTCGTCCGGCTCAAGGGCGGGGACCCGTTCGTCTACGGCCGCGGCTTCGAGGAGGTCATCGCCTGCAGCGAGGCCGGGGTGCCCGTCACGGTCGTCCCCGGCATCACCAGCGCGTTCGCCGCGCCGGCCGTCGCCGGGATCCCGGTCAGCCACCGCGGCGTCGCGCACGAGATTGTCGTGGTGTCCGGGCACGTCGCCCCGGACGACCCGCGCAGCCTCGTGGACTGGCCCGCTCTCGGCCGGATGAAGGGCACGGTCGTGCTGATGATGGCGGTCGAGCGGATCGGGCTCTTCGCGGCGTCACTGGTGGAGCACGGGCGCCCCGCGGACACCCCGGTCGCGGTGATCCAGGACGGCACCACGCGCATCCAGCGGACGGTCCGGGCGACGCTCGCCACCGTGGCGCAGCAGGTCGCGGAGCACGAGATCAGCCCGCCCGCGATCGTGGTCATCGGGCCGGTGGCGGGGCTCACCGCGGGGGCCTGA
- a CDS encoding cobalamin biosynthesis protein codes for MSGDSRSSAKRRAQVVGIGARRGVSAAAVRAVLEQVAGEYGLDLRDALFASVEGKDEPGIREAIAPAVLRLHPAPLLAACVVPSPSGRVEEAVGTPSVAEAAALVTAGAGAVLVVPKTRGDGVTVAVAVAGR; via the coding sequence GTGAGCGGCGATTCGCGTTCTAGCGCGAAACGCCGCGCACAGGTGGTGGGGATCGGGGCGCGGCGGGGGGTGAGCGCGGCGGCGGTGCGGGCGGTGCTGGAGCAGGTCGCGGGCGAGTACGGGCTGGATCTGCGGGACGCGCTGTTCGCGAGCGTCGAGGGCAAGGACGAGCCGGGGATCCGGGAGGCGATCGCGCCGGCGGTGCTGCGGCTGCACCCCGCGCCGCTCCTCGCCGCCTGCGTCGTGCCCTCGCCCAGCGGACGGGTCGAGGAGGCGGTCGGGACGCCCAGCGTCGCCGAGGCCGCCGCGCTGGTCACGGCCGGTGCCGGGGCCGTGCTGGTGGTGCCCAAGACGAGGGGCGACGGGGTGACGGTCGCCGTCGCGGTCGCCGGGCGATGA